In the genome of Suncus etruscus isolate mSunEtr1 chromosome 3, mSunEtr1.pri.cur, whole genome shotgun sequence, the window AGGCATgttttatagaatttaaaatacatGGAAAGCTTAGATGTTTACTGAAAATTAATCAGTTAAAATGACATATAATATCTAAACTATAAGCTGCCAATATCATTGATATGTTTGTTgttctaacattttaaaaaatagatttttagttCTTTCACACTCAGTTCCCACTTTTCCTCATCTTCGGTCTCTAGTTCAGGAAGATATCTTTGCACTGAGATTTttcaagtttaaatttttttctgttaaaattatGCTTATAAATGGAATGTCATCAAAACGCTTGATTGTATCTCTAAATACAACCACACACTATGATTTGATAGCATCCttaaatttacaataaaaaatttatggtACAAAATCAGTTTGTCTATTCTTTGGAGAGGGGACAATATCTAGATATTACTTTATATAACTTATAGATAAaactatattctttattttagaacAAAATATGGTATATACATTAAATAGCAATATTATAATAAACTATTGCAGCCTTTAATTGCTAGCTCagctcagaaaagaaaaaaaaaaaggagaacccAGATCCAAATTCAAATGTAAATGCCGAGCTGAAGAGTAagttctatataccatatatggagagagaaacagagacagagagagacagagagagatgaagaCTGAATGGGGCCATGTTTTCATTGTAGGAACGGAGAGAGATAGATCAGCACCACTGACCCCACTGGCTTTAACGTTGTTACTATGGAGTCTAATTCACCAAATGAAAACATACACACCACATGTATGTTTTAAAGAGTAAGTAATTTAACACACATGTACATACACAGTCCCTTAAAGAAATATTGAAGTGTGTTTTTCCCATTCAATACCTCTTTCACTCTCAAAAAAGGACTGGaccataaatatatcatttttatacttattctttATGATCCTATTGTCATGACTTTTCTTTTCCTGGCCTTGTATATGTTCCCAGGTGTCTATGTCTAAGACATTAGTCCAGTTCTATGTAGCTTCAAGGTAACATCCAATGAAGtttcttaatatatttacttactttttttaatatcttcacttttagttttgttttagtaaTTTCCCCACCTGATTATAAAGTTTCCCTTAGATTTCAAATGATCATTCTAACTCTACATGATAATGAATCATTCTTGGTATCTTCAAAGGACCTCTGAATTCTGATTCATTTAAACTGGCATACTTAGAAACTTGAACATCAAAAACTATTTCTCACATATTAAACACCAAGTTATTAACCAATTGATCTGTGATCTCATTATAAAGAAGTTAATGGAGGAAATTTCCAGTTGGACTCCGTCCATGCTGAGAAACATCAAGTCAATATCCCATATATTAACATAGACAGAAGCTTCCCTAACCCAGTCATGATTCAGGTAAATTAGATATTTCTTCTTGTCTGCAAGCACATCAGATGTATCACTTCTTTCTCAAGACAGATGAGCACACATGCTGATTTCCTCCTCTGCACATTAGTGTCTTTCACCCAGAATTTCTCAGTAGAAAAAGATGTAATCTGGCTACTTCTTAGCCAAATGCCATTTGAATGATGAAAGGAGCATTGAGATGTTAGGGGTTCATCTTCTTCTGGCACATAAATCCCTTTTTTTCTGTGAGACATTGGGATTGTCTTGAAATAGTggattcatttctttatttcctttcctttataattaaaataaaattctattagaGTCATACCTTTGAACAACTAAGTTAGAATTCATCTCTTGCTGAAATTTCTCTCCAGCCAATCCCGGACTTCCTGAAGATTGTAGCAAAAAGGACCCTTTCCTCCCAGATAAGCAATTTTCTGTCTTTGTACAATGCACACACGTTCAAAAGCTACACCATACGCTACGTTGGCATTATTGTCCATGCGGTCAGCCACAACTTGGCACTGGGGCGGCAAGGAGAAACGCTCCAGGAGCTGAAGGGCTGCTGCACATCTGTCTTCTTGGCTCCGgtgcttcttcacctcaaaagacAAAGAAGAATCCCCAGGTACTGCCCAACCATCTGAAGGATGAGCTTCATCTATGTAGACCAACAGGAAGTCAGCCACCGATGAGAACTCTTCCACAAGTTTGCTGAAGGCTGGCAGCTGGCTTGTAAAAGGAGGTCAAGTGGCCGATCCAAAGTTGACCACCAGTGGGCGCTCAGCGCTGGCAAAGTCAAGAAGATGGCACTCGGCTCCATCCATTGTCTTCTCGGGGACACCATTTCTACCACTGTCACTTTCAGAATTAGAAACATGTACCACACTGGAATTGGGTGCATCTTCACCCAATTTTACCtggagatagaaaaagaaaaagaggtaaaGAATGTCATTAAATGCATTGTCCCTTCTATTCATTCTACATGAAATTGGCGAGCTCTGATAAAATGGGATGTCTCCAGAGGCTATAATAAACATATACTAAGTACAGTTAAACAGCATCTTGGCAGGCTGTATAAAGAATGGCCCAAAGAGAATAAAAGTCTTTTCCACTCTGTCTAGTCACAGAGTAATTATTTTTCATCATTGAAGGCAGAGCTGTTGATGTTCTTCATAATTAAGTGGAGGCAGGTATTCTTTCCAACTCTACTCTGTTGTCAATGCTAAGAATGCATTATATAACAAATGATAAATTGGcttcattttaaagttaaaagtgagtggtctactttaagacaaattaTTGAGAAAGAGTATCTCTTTATACATTCCTgcttctgaattctaaaatacttagaaaatacCTTTATGTGTTAGCATGATGCTAATTAGAAAATACCTTTATGTTTTAGCATGATGCAAATTTATTTAATCTTAGTTATTTATGATACTAGTGTGTCCTGTTCCCTGAAAGAGTAGAGAATCTGGGGTCCCATTCACAACAAGGAACTTTACCTTGGCCTAGCTTCTATTTTTCCACTTATAaaagttcataaaaaaaaatacttcattaaTACTCATAAAAATGCTAAAGCAATTGGgacaacataaaagaaaaagctCTCTGCATAGTGTATGAATAATCAATTATTGCGCCAATATTTGTGTGAGTAGGTTGCCATGAGTAGATGCCATCTGAAGAAGGGCAATGTTAGAATTACTTGAGAAATTCTACAATTTAAAATACTATCCCTTGAAAACATTTGAACTCTTCTCAGCATATTATTCTTTGTAGAGTTTTCTCCAACCACTGCATATTTTGTGTCTGGCATGAGTTAGAATTTCACCTGTTTCCATTAATAAAGAATATGTACCTTAATTATCTCAGAATCCTACTTTTAATTCCTAATGACAAATTCATTTATGCACttgtcttattttatattttagaaagtcAGAGCCTATCTACTATTGTACCATGAGAATTATTAAAAAGCTCCTCTGAATTATGAATATTCAAAACAAGAGATACAGAAGATGATGTGTTCCCTGTATTCCCTCCCTTTGCACTTGATTTATATCAGGATTCTCACTGGGGGCATAAGTTCTAGTATTTTCCAAGGGGGTTGCAATAAATTATTTCACATACACATGAAAATCATGTAAATAGGGAGTCATAGCGTGTGACAAAGGGTCAATTGCTAGAACAGCAAgaagggtagcaggaaagaataaAGGTCAGATAGAGGCCACGGTCAGAAAAAGATTGATAAATACTGAAATAAACAGCTGAACATAAACTAAAAGGAAGTTTAGTGGCCTTTGGATCTGTGAATTGATAGCAAAAAGCAGGCAACATAAAAGAAGCAATTACTTGAATTTGAATTAACTCAATTGGCTCTCCCTCATAGAATGGTTTAATCAAAGCCAATAACATTAGGCAAAACATATGGCAGGACAATTGATTTTTATATACTATAGTTAATATTATAAAACACTTGCAACTGCATTGACTTATTTCCCTGATATAAAGACAGCCATATATAACGTTGCTTTTAATTGAAGCTACTTAGAAGCAAATTGTTAAGGACTCAGCAATCTAAATGTATATAACACACTCAAGAGCTTTTTTATTCAGATATTTCTATCTAATGTTAATGCATAACTTATTTTAACTGTAAGATAATAATTAAAGAAGTCCTTTTCCTGATTTCTGAACAATCCTAGCTGAGCAGGTTTAAAATATATGCTATAAACTACTCTGAACAAATATTAAAGTCACATTATGCTTTCTTGGAAAAGGAAgctttttgtattatttaaacaAGGATATTTCTTTTCAGTCACTATTAAGAAAACAGTATATTACTGATATTAATTTTCTTGGTTAATTTACAAATGACATTAAATGAAGACAAAATAGAAGTCATCTCTTTGGCTTTATATGAACTCCACTTGTCTCtggtattttaaatagaattaaaatattgcAAATGTGCATTTTAAGGTATTATAAACTTTTTGAACCCATGCATTCTTTTTTCACTTCTTTGTAGATTTATGTGGGGAAGGATAGGATTATCATTATTGTCTCTTTAAATATTTcctattaaaatagcaataatgaTCCCAGGGCTCTTTTCACAACAGGATTATACTCTTTTTAAATTCTAGAATGAAACACTTGAAAATATTCCAGTCAATATGACTCCATTAACGGGTTTCATTTAGTGTTGTTGTTAAGTGGACAATTTATCCTCTGGAGAAATTATCTCTAAACTTGGGAGAATATAGCATTCTTAAGCTTATTCAGAGTTCTTTTTCTAGACCTATGAATTATTGAATGATCTTGTTAATGGGTCTTTGATATTAAGACTCTCACCCAATAAATATTCTTGATACTTgtattatttttgattatttaactGAATTATCTCATTTAATGCTTCAGTTACAATTGAGATTAACATTACCTATAGTTAATTTTCTTAGAGACTTAACGCACATTTTCCTTTTACTAGTGACACTGTATACAGTGAAGTCATATAATTCATTTCAAAATATAGACTAGTTAGTTTACATAGTTTAGAAAAGTgaacctttattttaaaattaaatattaggaaaataatCAAGTGCATAATGCTCTTTGAGCAGTGCATGGAAGGATATATTTGACATTGTTTAagctatgaaatatatattatactttttcattatgtttttatttgtttggggtcacacctgctagtgctcagggtttacttctgattttGTCCTTAAGAGTCATTTCTGCAGTGCTAGAGGAccttatgcagtgtcagg includes:
- the DIO2 gene encoding type II iodothyronine deiodinase; the encoded protein is MGILSVHLLITLQILPVFFSNCLFLALYDSVILLKHVVLLLSRSKSTRGEWRRMLTSEGMRCIWKSFLLDAYKQVKLGEDAPNSSVVHVSNSESDSGRNGVPEKTMDGAECHLLDFASAERPLVVNFGSATUPPFTSQLPAFSKLVEEFSSVADFLLVYIDEAHPSDGWAVPGDSSLSFEVKKHRSQEDRCAAALQLLERFSLPPQCQVVADRMDNNANVAYGVAFERVCIVQRQKIAYLGGKGPFCYNLQEVRDWLERNFSKR